The DNA region ttcggagGAAAATTGCGTATCGCAGTCAAGAGTCatgtccgaccctataaaccattttaatttttggtcagCATATCGATCTAAGTCGATTTTTTGGtagaattacttttttttccaaattttttaaaggggtcacatttaaattgtactattccaggaaaattttaattcgaaatagattttatattttacaggacagcttttggttttaaaatggaagctttatatatttaaagaaaaattaggcTTTTGAAAATTCAGGTGAAATTTACTTGGAGCTGGTGTACTTGGTGACAGCCTTGGTTCCCTCACTGACGGCGTGCTTTGCCAACTCTCCGGGCAGGAGCAGACGAACAGCAGTTTGGATTTCCCGACTGGTGATGGTCGAGCGCTTGTTGTAGTGCGCCAGACGAGAAGCCTCGGCAGCAATGCGCTCGAAGATGTCATTCACAAAGCTGTTCATGATGCTCATCGCCTTCGAGGAAATGCCAGTGTCGGGATGGACCTGCTTCAGGACCTTGTAGATGTAGATAGCATAGCTCTCCTTCCTCttccgcttcttcttcttgtcgtTCTTAGTGATGTTCTTCTGGGCCTTGCCAGCCTTCTTGGCTGCCTTTCCACTGGTTTTAGGcggcattattttttcacttcacttcactttgcgATTAACTCACTTTTCATAGCAGTCGGGCTTGGGTGTTCGctcttatactttttttcaagCAATGTTTTCAGGTCTAAGGCGACCCACCCCTAACTGAACGCACAGGCAGaactaaaagtataaattcgTGACAAGCTGGGCAGCCGGCAACATTCGTTCttcgtgtgtgtgcagtgaataaagtgaaataagagaaaatgtcTGGTCGTGGAAAAGGTGGCAAAGTTAAGGGAAAGGCAAAGTCCCGGTCCAACCGTGCCGGACTTCAGTTCCCTGTCGGCCGTATCCATCGTCTGCTCCGCAAGGGCAACTACGCCGAGCGCGTCGGTGCCGGCGCTCCAGTTTACCTGGCTGCCGTGATGGAATATCTGGCCGCTGAGGTTCTCGAGTTGGCTGGCAATGCTGCTCGTGACAACAAGAAGACGAGGATCATCCCGCGTCATCTGCAGCTGGCTATCCGCAACGACGAAGAGTTGAACAAGCTGCTCTCCGGCGTCACCATTGCCCAGGGAGGTGTGTTGCccaacatccaggctgttctgttgcccaagaagaccgagaagaaggcttaagcgttcaaaaagcgtgccagaaaccttgtacataaaaacaaactcaaacccaaacgtccttttcaggacgaccaaactattttagaagaaacttacattttcaaatatgcctagctaagtttaaacaatattaataattatataataaataaatttatatatataaaatatacatataatatttatatttttggttatcgctatgcagaaaccaatagtacagTCGCCAGAGAAATTCCAGTAACGAAACAAGACCGAGAAGGCTTAAGCGTTCAAAAAGCGTGCCAGCaaccttgtacataaaaacaaactcaaacccaaacgtccttttcaggacgaccaaactattttaaaagaaacttacattttcaaatatgcctagctaagtttaaacaatattaataattatataataaataaattttgtatatataaaatatacatataatat from Drosophila kikkawai strain 14028-0561.14 unplaced genomic scaffold, DkikHiC1v2 scaffold_208, whole genome shotgun sequence includes:
- the LOC138929453 gene encoding histone H2A, which encodes MSGRGKGGKVKGKAKSRSNRAGLQFPVGRIHRLLRKGNYAERVGAGAPVYLAAVMEYLAAEVLELAGNAARDNKKTRIIPRHLQLAIRNDEELNKLLSGVTIAQGGVLPNIQAVLLPKKTEKKA
- the LOC138929455 gene encoding histone H2B → MPPKTSGKAAKKAGKAQKNITKNDKKKKRKRKESYAIYIYKVLKQVHPDTGISSKAMSIMNSFVNDIFERIAAEASRLAHYNKRSTITSREIQTAVRLLLPGELAKHAVSEGTKAVTKYTSSK